The Streptomyces sp. NBC_01317 genomic interval CCCGCGCCGCACGGGGGCTGAGGGCCCGGGGTTCCGGCGGGCCCGGTCGGGGACCGCCGGAACCCCGGGACGGCGGCACGAAAGGCCCGTAAGGGATAGTGGTGGGGTGAGTGCCGTCCCCGTACCCCAGCCCCGCGCCGCCGTCCCGGTGTCCACCGACGCCGCGAGCAGCCGCCGCAGTCTCGCCGTCGCCCTCCTTCTCGGCGCCGCGGGCGCCGCCGTCGTCCTGATCGCCTCCGGCCAGGTCTGGTCCCGGGGCACCGCGTCGGTGGGCGGTGGCAGCGTGCCCCTCTCGGCCGACGGCCGTGACGTCACCGGTGTGCCCGCCGCCCTCGCCGTCGTGGGCCTGGCCGCCCTCGTCGCCGTGTTCGCCGTCCGCAGCGGAGGGCGCCTGCTCGTCTCCCTGCTGCTCACGCTGAGCGGCGCGGGCGCCGCCGCGACCGCCTTCCTCGGCGCGTCCGACAGCTCCGCCCTGGACGAGAAGGCCGCGACGACGGTCGGCGACAGCTCCGCGACCATCGGCGACGTCCTGACCCACACGGCCTGGCCGTACGTCACCGCCGTCGCCGGGGTCCTCATCCTGCTCGCCGGCCTGCTCTCCCTGCGGTACGGGAAGCAGTGGCCCGCCATGTCGGGGCGCTACGAACGCGAGGGCGTGCCCCGGGCCGGCGGCGGGAGCGGCGCCGTGCGCGGGGGCCCGGCCAGGCCCGCGCCCGTCGTGGACCCCGACCGGCCCGAGGACCTGTGGAAGGCGCTGGACCGGGGCGAGGACCCGACGCGGGAGACGTGACCCCCCGCGCCGGGATGGACCGCACATGCGGGACAATGGCGCTGAGCGTCCGACTCACACAGCGCAACACCAACGAGGAGCAACTCATGGCGGGCACCAGCCACGGACACACCCCGGCCGCCTGGACCGGCGTCACCATCGCGTTCATCGGGTTCTGCGTCGGCGGGGTCTTCACGGTGACGGCGGACCCGGTCGGGTTCTGGGTCGGCATCGGGGTCGTCCTGCTCGGCGGCGTGGTCGGCCTCGGGATGAAGTTCATGGGTCTCGGCATGCCCCAGGAGTCCACGGAGCAGGCGCGCGCCAGGGCCGAGGCCGGGCGGGCGCAGGTCGAGGGGGCCAACGCCGCCGACGGCGGCGACAAGGCCGACGACAAGACCCACCAGACCGTCTGACAGGCGTCTCCCGCCTCCCTCCGGCACGGGTGGCACCGACGCGGCCCGGCAGGTCCGGGTCGCGTCCCCCCCCCGCCGGCCGGTTCCTCACCACTGTCCCGCGCGGCGGCTGCCACAATCACCGGGTGGATGCCATGTCAGTCCCCTCCGCACCGGTTCCGGCGGGCTCCGAGCCGTCGGCCGGGCAGGCCCGTCCCGCCCCCGCCGTCCCGCCGGGCATCCACGCGGCTCCGCAGGCCCCTCCCGCTCCGGCCTTCCCGCCGGGCACGTACGCCGCTCCGCCGCCCGGACCGCCCGCTGCCTCGCTCGTACGGCGTCTCCTCGCCCCGGCCGGCTCCCTGGCCGCCGTCGCCGGGGCCTTCACGTACGTCGGGCTGATCGACCCGAACCACCCCGGCCACTACCCGGTCTGCCCGCTCTTCGCCCTCACCGGTCTCTACTGCCCCGGCTGCGGCGGGTTGCGCAGCGCCCACGCCCTCGCCCACGGCGACCTGGTCACCGCCTTCGGCGACAACGCGCTGGCCGTCCTCGGGTACGGGGTGGCCGCCGCGCTCTGGGTGCTCTGGACGGTCTCGTCCGTACGGGCCAGGACCCGGCTCCCGCTGCCCGTCCCGCGCCGTCCGGCCGTGTGGTGGGCCGTCGGCGGAGTCGTCCTGATCTTCACACTGATCAGAAACCTGCCGTTCGGCTCGTCGCTCGCTCCGTGAAGGCCCAGGTCGTGGCAGGCTCGGGTAGCCGGATGCGGGTCCTGGGACGAGTTCCGGATAGCATCGATATGGCTGATCCTGATTCAGTCGGGCTCGACCGGCCGACCTCCTCGGCCGACCTGATCACAACCCTCCCGGAAGGGGGCCGCTCCCGTGAGTGTGCTCGACGAGATCATCGACGGCGTGCGCGCCGACCTCGCGGAGCGGCAGGCCCGGGTGAGCCTTGACGAGCTCAAGGAGCGCGCCGCCAAGGCCCCCGCGGCGAAGGACGCCCTCGCCGCGCTGCGCGGTGAAGGGGTCCACGTGATCTGCGAGGTGAAGCGCTCCAGCCCCTCGAAGGGCGCGCTCGCCGCGATCGCCGACCCGGCCGGGCTCGCCGCCGACTACGAGGCGGGCGGCGCGGCCGTCATCTCCGTACTGACCGAAAAGCGCCGCTTCGGCGGGTCGCTGGCCGACCTGGAGGCCGTCAGGGCCCGGGTCGACATCCCGGTCCTGCGCAAGGACTTCATCGTCACCTCGTACCAGCTGTGGGAGGCGCGTGCCTACGGCGCTGACCTGGTGCTGCTCATCGTCTCGGCGCTGGAGCAGGACGCGCTGGTGTCGCTCATCGAGCGCGCCGAGTCGATCGGGCTGACCCCGCTCGTGGAGGTCCACGACGAGGACGAGGTCGAGCGGGCGGTCGCCGCCGGAGCGAAGATCATCGGCGTCAACGCACGTGATCTCAAGACGCTCAAGGTCGACCGCGGCACGTTCGAGCGGGTCGCCCCCGAGATCCCGGTCGGCATCGTGAAGATCGCCGAGTCGGGGGTGCGCGGGCCGCACGACCTGATCGCGTACGCCAACGCCGGGGCCGACGCGGTCCTCGTCGGCGAGTCGCTGGTCACCGGCCGCGACCCGAAGTCGGCGGTGGCCGACCTGGTCGCCGCCGGGGCCCACCCGGCGCTGCGGCACGGAAGGGACTGACCCCACCGTGTCCGACGCCGCCGCCATCGCTGTGCTGCGCAAGCTGCCGCTGCCGTCGCCCCACGCGCCCCTGGCGCGCGGGTGCCGGCCGCGCGGCTGCCGTGCGCCGGCGCGTCGGGTGCACGGACGGCGGGTGCGGTACGTGATCGGCGACGAGCCCGGTCAGGTCAACGGGATGCGATGGCGCGGCGGTCGCTGAGACCGCAGTTGTCCACCGGGCCGCGCGGCCCGGGCGTGTCCGTGGAGGGGCGTCGTACGCCCGCACTTCCCGCTGACACCGCCCGCCCGGCGCCCGGATCCGCCCGTTGCTCCGAGGAGTCGTACCGGAATGCCTGAGAAGCCGGCCGTGTCAGACGTCATGTCAGAATTCTTCATCCCCGATCCCGAGGGACTTGTCCCCAGCGCCGAAGGCTACTTCGGCGACTTCGGCGGCAAGTTCATCCCCGAGGCGCTCGTCGCCGCCGTGGACGAGGTCGCCGTCGAGTACGAGAAGGCCAAGGGCGATCCCGCCTTCGCGGCCGAGCTGAACGAGCTGATGGTGAACTACACCGGCCGGCCCAGCGCGCTGACCGAGGTCCCGCGGTTCGCCGAACACGCCGGGGGCGCCCGGGTGTTCCTCAAGCGGGAGGACCTCAACCACACGGGGTCCCACAAGATCAACAACGTGCTGGGGCAGGCGCTGCTCACCAAGCGCATGGGCAAGACCCGGGTCATCGCCGAGACCGGCGCCGGCCAGCACGGCGTGGCCACGGCCACCGCCTGCGCGCTCTTCGGCCTCGAATGCACCATCTACATGGGGGAGATCGACACCCAGCGCCAGGCGCTGAACGTCGCCCGCATGCGGATGCTCGGCGCCGACGTGGTGCCCGTGCTGTCCGGCAGCCGTACCCTCAAGGACGCCATCAACGAGGCGTTCCGCGACTGGGTCGCCAACGTGGACCGTACGCACTACCTCTTCGGCACCGTCGCCGGACCGCACCCGTTCCCCGCGATGGTGCGGGACTTCCACCGCGTCATCGGGGTCGAGGCCAGGCGCCAGATCCTGGAGCGGGCGGGACGGCTGCCGGACGCCGCCGTCGCCTGTGTGGGCGGCGGGTCCAACGCGATCGGGCTCTTCCACGCGTTCATCCCCGACGCGGACGTACGGCTCGTGGGCTGCGAGCCGGCGGGGCACGGCATCGAGACCGGCGAGCACGCGGCCACGCTGAGCGCGGGCGAGCCCGGCATCCTGCACGGCTCACGGTCGTACGTCCTCCAGGACGAGGAGGGCCAGATCACCGAGCCGTACTCGATCTCCGCCGGACTCGACTACCCGGGCATCGGCCCCGAGCACGCGTACCTCAAGGACAGCGGGCGCGGGGAGTACCGCGCCGTCACGGACGACGCGGCCATGCAGGCACTGCTGCTGCTCTCCCGTACGGAAGGGATCATCCCGGCCATCGAGAGCGCGCACGCGCTGGCCGGCGCCCTCGAAGTGGGACAGGAACTGGGGAAGGACGGCCTGATCGTCGTCAACCTCTCCGGGCGCGGCGACAAGGACATGGACACGGCCGCCCGCTACTTCGGGCTGTACGACGGGGAGGGCTCCAAGTGAGCGGGAACGTAGCGCTGCTCGACGCCGCACTGGCGGCGGCCAAGGCGGAGGACCGGGCCGCCCTCATCGCCTACCTGCCCGCCGGGTTCCCGACGGTGGACGGTGGCATCGCGGCGGTCAAGGCCGTCTTCGAGGGGGGCGCCGACATCGTCGAGGTCGGGCTGCCGCACAGCGACCCGGTGCTCGACGGACCCGTCATCCAGACCGCCGACGACATCGCCCTCAAGGGCGGCGTCAGGATCGCGGACGTGATGCGCACGGTCCGTGAGGCGTACGAGGCGACCGGGAAACCGGTGCTCGTGATGACGTACTGGAACCCGATCGACCGCTACGGCGTCGAGCGGTTCACCGCCGAGCTGGCGGCGGCGGGCGGCGCCGGGTGCATCCTGCCCGACCTGCCGGTCCAGGAGTCCGCGCTGTGGCGCGAGCACGCGCAGAAGCAGGGCCTGGCCACGGTCTTCGTGGTCGCGCCCAGCAGCAAGGACCAGCGGCTCGCCGAGATCACGGCCGTGGGCAGCGGATTTGTCTACGCGGCCTCCCTGATGGGTGTGACCGGTACGCGCGTGTCGGTCGGCGCGCAGGCCCAGGACCTGGTGGTACGCACCCGCGCCACGACCGACCTGCCGGTCTGTGTGGGGCTCGGGGTGTCCGACGCCGCGCAGGCGGCCGAGGTCGCGGGCTTCGCCGACGGGGTGATTGTCGGCTCCGCCTTCGTGAAGCGGATGCTGGACGCCCCCGACGCCGCGTCGGGCCTGGTCGCGGTGCGTGAGCTGGCGGCCGAGCTTGCCGCCGGTGTTCGCAAGCGCTGACGGGTGGCATAACCCGTAAGGGTGGACCTGGAGCCGGGGAGGTGCGTACGCACCTCCCCGGTTCGTTGCGCCCTGCGTGAGCGAGAAGAACCGTGAGGCAAGGCGGAGCGCGAGAGAGCGGCTCCAGCAGGAACGTGCGGCGGACAGGACCCGGGAGAAGCGCAAGCGGGTGCTGGTCGTCGCGTCGACGGTGGTCGGCGTGCTCGGGGTGGTCGCCGTGATCGGCGTGGTCGCCGCCAAGGCGGGCAAGGACGGCACCAGCGACGCCGCGGGCCCCGTGCTCGCCCCGTCCGGTGTCTCGGGCAAGGACGAGCTGGCGATCCCCGTGGGCGCGCCCGACGCGCCCTCCACGCTGACCGTGTGGGAGGACTTCCGCTGCCCGGCGTGCGCCCAGTTCGAGAACGCGTTCCGGGGCACCGTCCACGAGCTGGAGAACCAGGGCCAGCTCAAGGTCGAGTACCACCTCGCCACGATCATCGACGGCAACATGGGCGGCACGGGCTCGCTGCGCGCGGCCAACGCGGCCGCCTGCGCCCAGGACGTCGGCAAGTTCGCCCCGTACCACGACGAGCTGTACAAGAACCAGCCCGCGGAGACGGACGACGCCTTCGCGAAGAACAGCCGGCTGCTGGAGCTGGCGGGCAAGGTCGACGGCCTGGAGTCGGCGCCCGGCTTCCGCCAGTGCGTGCAGGGCGGCGACCACAACAACTGGGTGAACAAGTCGGCGGCGGCGTTCCGTACCGGCGGCTTCTCCGGGACGCCGACCGTGCTCCTGAACGGGGAGGCGGTGTTCCCGAAGAAGGGCAACGAGAACATCACACCCGACAACCTGAAGAAGTGGGTGAAGGAGGCCAACCGGGGCAAGAAGCCCGGTACGGCACCGCCCGAGACCAGGTCGGTGGGCTGACCTCGTTACCAGGAAGTTGCCGGGCGGGTCGGCGCAGGTCCCGCCCGGCACGGTACCGTCGGTTCTGCCATGGAACTTGCCTACATTCCCAGCCCGTCGTCCGGTGTGCTCCATCTTGGACCGCTCCCGCTGCGCGGCTACGCGTTCTGCATCATCATCGGTGTCTTCGTCGCCGTCTGGTACGGCGGCAAGCGCTGGGTCGCCCGGGGCGGCAAAGCCGGCACCGTGGCCGACATCGCCGTCTGGGCGGTGCCCTTCGGCCTGGTCGGCGGGCGGCTCTACCACGTCATCACCGACTACCAGCTGTATTTCAGCGACGGTGAGAACTGGGTCGACGCCTTCAAGATCTGGGAGGGCGGCCTCGGGATCTGGGGCGCGATCGCGCTGGGCGCGGTGGGTGCCTGGATCGGCTGCCGGCGGCGGGGCATCCCGCTGCCCGCGTGGGCGGACGCGCTGGCGCCCGCGATCGCGTTCGCGCAGGCGATCGGGCGGTGGGGCAACTGGTTCAACCAGGAGCTGTACGGCAAGGAGACCGACGTGCCGTGGGCGCTCAAGATCTCCTCGGGGCCGAACCGTGAGGCGGGCCTCTACCACCCGACGTTCCTGTACGAGTCGCTGTGGTGCGTCGGGGTGGCCCTGCTGGTCATCTGGGCCGACCGCCGCTTCAAGCTCGGGCACGGGCGGGCGTTCGCGCTGTACGTCGCGGCGTACTGCGTGGGGCGCTTCTGGATCGAGTACCTGCGGGTCGACGAGGCGCACCACATCCTGGGCCTGCGCCTGAACGACTGGACGGCGATCATCATCTTCGCGCTGGCGGTCACGTACATCGTGATCTCGTCGCGGCTCCGCCCCGGGCGGGAAGAGGTGGTGGAGCCGGACCGCGACGAGTCGGCGAAGCCGGTGACCTCGGAGTCTTCGGAGCCGGAGGACGCGGAGCCGACCGACGCGGACGCCGACGCGGCGGACGCGAAGACGACGACCTGACGCGACCTGGCGGTCGCGCTTTGTCCTCAATCGCCGGACGGGCTTGAAACAGCCCGTCCGGCGATTGTCGTCCCGCACCCTGACGATCAGGGCAGCCACATCAAGCCCGTCCGGCGATTGAGGACGGAACCGGTGCGCGGGGGCGCGGGAGCGGGCGGGGCCGCAGGGGCGAGGCCTACTTCCGCGACGCCAGCGAAAGCGTACGGCGTGCCGCCGCCACGATCGCCGCGTCGACAAAGCGGCCGTCCGGGAGCGACTGCGCCCCGCCCTCCCGCGTCGCCGCCTCCACCACCTCCTCCGCCGCCTCGATCTCCTGGGACGTCGGCAGATAGGCCCGCTCGATGACCGGCAGCTGGCGGGGATGGATCGCCGCGCGCCCCAGGAACCCCAGGGCCCGCCCGTGCGCGCAGGACGCCGCCAGTCCCTCCAGGTCCTGGACGTCCGGGAACACCGACTGGGCCGGCGGCGCCAGCCCCGCCGCGCGGGCCGCCACCACGACCCGGCCGCGCGACCAGTCGAGGCCGGAGTCGTCCCGTACCCCCAGATCCGCCCGCAGGTCCGACTCACCGAGACCGATGCCCCGTACCGCGGGATGCGCGGTCGCGATCGCGTACGCGTGCTCGATCCCCATCGCCGACTCCAGCAGCGCGTACAGCGCCGTGTCCGGCGTCCTGGCCGCGATCCGGTGGATGTCGGACGCGTGGGTGACCTTGGGAAGCCGGAGGCCCGACAGCCCGGGGAGCCCGGACAGCGCGGCCGCGTCCGGGCCGTCGTCGATACGGACATGGACCGGCGTCGCGTGCGGCTCGGACAGAAACTCGGCGGTGGCGGCGCGCGCGTGCTCCTTGCGGTCCGGGGCCACCGCGTCCTCCAGGTCCACGATCACCACGTCCGCGCCCCGCGACAGCGCCTTCGCCATCACCTCCGGCCGGTCCCCGGGGACGTACAGCCAGGTCAGCGGGATCGTCACAGCGCCCCCTCCGACCGCAGCGCCGCGATCTCCGGCGCCGACAGGCCCAGGCCGGCCAGCACCGCGTCGGTGTCCGCGCCGTGCGGGCGGCCCGCCCAGCGGATGGCCCCGGGCGTCTCGGAGAGCCGGAAGAGGACGTTCTGCATCCGCAGCGGGCCCAGCTCGGGGTCCGGGACCTCGGTGACGCTGTCCAGCGCCCGGTACTGCGGGTCCTCCATGACGTCCCGGATGTCGTAGACCGGCGCGATCGCCGCCTCGGCCTTCTCGAACGCCGCCATCGCCTCGTCCCGGGTGTGCCGGGCGATCCAGCCGCCCACCGCGTCGTCCAGGACGTCCGCGTGCTCCGCCCGGCCCCCGCCGGTGGCGAACCACGGCTCGGCGGCCAGCTCCGGCCGCCCCACCAGACGCATCACGCGCTCCGCGATGGACTGCGCCGACGTGGAGACCGCGAGCCAGGAGCCGTCGGCGGTCCGGTAGGTGTTGCGGGGGGCGTTGTTGCGGGACCGGTTGCCGGTACGCGGCTGTACGTAGCCGAGCTGGTCGTACCAGAGCGGCTGCGGCCCGAGCACGGTGAGGATCGGCTCGATGATCGCCAGGTCGACCACCTGGCCGCGCCCGGTGGCCTGACGGCCCGCGAGCGCGGTCATCACCGCGTACGCCGTGGCCAGCGCCGCGATCGAGTCGGCCAGGCCGAACGGCGGCAGGGTCGGCGGCCCGTCCGGTTCGCCGGTGATCGCGGCGAAGCCGCTCATCGCCTCGGCGAGCGTGCCGAAGCCGGGGCGGTGGGAGTACGGGCCGAACTGGCCGAACCCGGTGACGCGGGCCAGCACCAGCCGGGGGTTGGCCGTCGACAGCTCCTCCCAGCCGAGGCCCCACTTCTCCAGCGTGCCGGGCCGGAAGTTCTCGATGACGACGTCGGCCTCGGCGGCCATGCGCAGGAGCAGGTCACGGCCGCCGGGCGTCGACAGGTCGAGGGTGACCGTGCGCTTGTTGCGGCCGAGGAGCTTCCACCACAGGCCCACCCCGTCCTTGGCGGGACCGTGTCCCCGGGAGGGGTCGGGGCGGGTGGGGTGCTCGATCTTGATGACGTCCGCGCCGAAGTCGCCGAGCATCGTGGCCGCGAGGGGGCCGGCGAAGAGCGTGGCGAGATCGAGGACGCGCAGGCCGGCGAGGGGGGCGGGGGCGTTGTCCGGCCCGGGTGTCGTGTCCCGTCCCGGGGTGGTGGGGGTCGCTGCGGTGGTCATGAGGCCTCGATCTCGGTGCGGTACGGCATGGAGGTGGACGCCCCCGGGCGCTGGACGCACAGCGCGGCGGCGGTGGAGGCCCAGTGCAGGGCCTCGGGCATGGGGCGGCTCTCGACCAGCGCGACGACGAGCGCGCCCACGAACGTGTCGCCCGCGGCGGTGGTGTCCACGGCGGTGACCTGGGGAGCGGGCACGAAGAGGGGTTCCGTGGTCCGGGACGCGTGGAGGCTGCCGGCCCGGCCCAGGGTGATCACCACCTCGGGGACCTGCCGGAGCAGCGCGTCGGCCGCCCTGTGCGGGTCCGCGATCCCGGTGAGCACGGCCGCCTCGTGCTCGTTGGGCACCAACAGGTCGGTGGCGGCGAGCAGTTCGGGCGGCAGGGGCTGGGCGGGGGCCGGGGTGAGGACGGTCCGCACCCCATGGCGGCGGGCGGCCTCCGCCCCGGCGACCACGGCGCTCAGGGGGAGTTCGAGCTGGAGGAGCAGCGCGTCGGCCATGGTGATGAGGGCCTCGTCGCCGGGGCCGAGGTCGGTGACGGTGCCGTTCGCGCCCGGGACGACGACGATGGCGTTGCCGCCGTCGTCGTCCACCACGATGTGCGCGGTGCCCGAGGCGCCCTCGGCGGTGCGCAGGAGGTCGGTGTCGACACAGGACGCTTCGAGCGTGTGCCGCAGCACCGTACCGAAGTCGTCGGAGCCGACCGCGCCGATCATCGCGACGGAGCCGCCCGCGCGGGCGGCGGCGACGGCCTGGTTGGCGCCCTTGCCGCCGGGCACGGTGACGAACTCCCGTCCGGTGACGGTCTCCCCGAGCTTGGGGGCCCGGGCCGTGTACGCGACGAGATCCATGTTGGTGCTGCCGAGCACCACGATGCCGGTCATGGGTGGAGGGACTCCTCGGGGGCGGGCGCCGGTGCGGCGAGTTGGTGGGTGATCTCGGCGAGGGTGTCGAAGCCGATGCCGTCGAAACCGCCGACGGAGGTGGCGAGGCGGTTCTTGAGCGGTCCTGTCCAGCGCTCCGGCAGCCGGTCCGGGTGGCCGGCCAGCAGCCCGGCGACGGAACCGGCCGTCGCGCCGTTCGAGTCGGTGTCCCAACCACCGGACACGGCACGGCAGATGGAGCCGGTGAAGTCGCCGTCGGCGTGGGTGAGGGCGGCGGCGAGCAGGGCCGTGTTCGGGACGACGTGGACCCAGTGGTAGTGGCCGAGGGCGGAGTGGAGGAGATCGACGACGGGTTCGAAGTCGGTGTGGGCGTGTTCCCGGGCGACGGCGATGCCGAGGCGGACGGCGTCGGCGAGGCGGGAGCGGGGCGGTACGACGGAGAGCCCGGCGCGCAGGCAGGCGTGCACGTCACCGCCCGTACCCGTACCCGTACCCGTACCTCTACCCTGACCCTGTCCTGCGGCGGAGGCGATGGTGGCGGCGACGAACATCGCGCCGTAGACACCGTTGGCGGTGTGGGTCAACACCGCGTCCCGGTAGGCCTGTTCGGCGGCGGCGGCCGGGTCGCCGGGGTTCGCCCAGCCGTGGACGTCGGCCCGGATGGCCGCGCCGATCCACTCGCGGAACGGGTTGTGGTGGGCGGCGGTGTGCGGGGGCTCGATCCCGTGGAGCAGATTGCCGTACGCGACCCGCTCGGCCGTGAACGTACGCCCGGCGGGCAGCTCGTCCAGCCAGAGCGTGGCGACCTGACCGGTCGTGAACTCCCTTCCGTGGCGCTGGAGGAGGAGCAGGTTGAGGAGCGGGTAGTTGAGGTCGTCGTCCTCGGGCATCCCGTCGATGTTCTCGGCGAGCGAGGTCGGCGCGGAGCGCCGGTTCCAGGGGTACGCCTCGGTGAGTTCGGCGGGTACTCCTTTCGCGGTGAACCACGACCGCAGGGGCCAGTTGCCACTGGCGGCGGCAAGGGCGCGGATTCCGGCGAGGGGCAGCTTCTCGACGGGCTTCCCCAGGAGGCAGCCTGCGGCCCGGCCGAGCCAGGCGGCGTGCAGTTGGGCGACGGTGAGGGGGGAGGGGGCGGTGAGGCTCGCGTTTGAGGTGGTGTGTGGCGGTCCGTCGGGCGGCCCGGTCCGGGCGCGGGTGGCGGGGCCGCCGCCGATGAACGTATCGGTGGTGTGGGGCAGTTGGGCCTCCGGGCCCTCGGACGGCTCGGGGCGGTTCGCTTCCGATCGGGTCGGTCCGTCGGGCGGCCCGCCGGGCCGTGCGGGGGCGGTGCGGCTGAAGGCGTCTGCGGTGTCCGCCAGTTGGGCGTTCGGGTCCCGGGACCACTCGATGTGGTCGGCGTCTGTGTGCGCCTCGGGCCGTGCGGGGACGGCGCGACCGGCGGGACCGGTACCGGGAGGCGCCTCGGTGGCGTGCGGCGGCGGGGCGCTGTGGTCCGGGACGGCGGTGGGTGCCGGCGCGGCGCCGAACACCTTGAGGTCCTGGGGGCCGCAGACGGTACCGCAGGCGGTACGGGGTGGGACGTCGGCCAGGGTGTGTGGGCCGGTCTGAGGGGGTGCGTCGGCCGGGTTCGGGGTGTCGGCCTGGGAGGGTGCGTCGGCCGGGTGGGGGGTGTTGGTCTGAGGGGGTGCGTCGGCCTGAAGGGGCGTCGCGCCCGGGTGGGGGGCGTCGGCCCGGTCGGGCACGTCGGCCTGAGAGAGTGCATCGGCCTGAGGGGGTGCGCCCGTCCGGGAGGGTGCGTTGGTCCGAGGTGGCGGGTCGGTCGGGGAAGGCGCGTCCGCAGGAGGCGGCGTGTCGTGGCCGCTTCCGTGGGGCGGCCATGCCGCGCTCATCGCTCTGATCCCGGCCAGGTCCGTCGGCTCGTACACCGCCAACGGTGACTCCAGCAGGGCCAGTTCGTCCAGCAGCTCCTCTGCCAGCGCGCGCAGGCGCGCGGACGCGGTGGTCGGGGACGCGCCCGCGCGCGGCGGGGCCGGGTGGCCGCCCGCCTCGTGCCAGCGCCGCTCGATCTCCGTCGCGTCCCGGCCGTCCCGGGCCGCCTGGGCCAGTTCGTGGCCGATCAGGTCCTCAGGCTGGACCCAGGTCAGGCGCAGGCCGCCCGCCCCGCTCGTCGCCGCGCCGGCCGTCGCCGCCCCGCTCATCGCTGCCCCGTCAGGCGCGCGAACGCGCTCTCGTGGGCGCGGCGCCGTTCCGTGTCCCGTGCGAACACCTCGTACGCCACCTCCGTCAGCACCCGCG includes:
- a CDS encoding ADP-ribosylglycohydrolase family protein: MEWSRDPNAQLADTADAFSRTAPARPGGPPDGPTRSEANRPEPSEGPEAQLPHTTDTFIGGGPATRARTGPPDGPPHTTSNASLTAPSPLTVAQLHAAWLGRAAGCLLGKPVEKLPLAGIRALAAASGNWPLRSWFTAKGVPAELTEAYPWNRRSAPTSLAENIDGMPEDDDLNYPLLNLLLLQRHGREFTTGQVATLWLDELPAGRTFTAERVAYGNLLHGIEPPHTAAHHNPFREWIGAAIRADVHGWANPGDPAAAAEQAYRDAVLTHTANGVYGAMFVAATIASAAGQGQGRGTGTGTGTGGDVHACLRAGLSVVPPRSRLADAVRLGIAVAREHAHTDFEPVVDLLHSALGHYHWVHVVPNTALLAAALTHADGDFTGSICRAVSGGWDTDSNGATAGSVAGLLAGHPDRLPERWTGPLKNRLATSVGGFDGIGFDTLAEITHQLAAPAPAPEESLHP
- the rbsK gene encoding ribokinase, which encodes MTGIVVLGSTNMDLVAYTARAPKLGETVTGREFVTVPGGKGANQAVAAARAGGSVAMIGAVGSDDFGTVLRHTLEASCVDTDLLRTAEGASGTAHIVVDDDGGNAIVVVPGANGTVTDLGPGDEALITMADALLLQLELPLSAVVAGAEAARRHGVRTVLTPAPAQPLPPELLAATDLLVPNEHEAAVLTGIADPHRAADALLRQVPEVVITLGRAGSLHASRTTEPLFVPAPQVTAVDTTAAGDTFVGALVVALVESRPMPEALHWASTAAALCVQRPGASTSMPYRTEIEAS